One Malaclemys terrapin pileata isolate rMalTer1 chromosome 21, rMalTer1.hap1, whole genome shotgun sequence DNA window includes the following coding sequences:
- the LOC128827369 gene encoding probable G-protein coupled receptor 33, whose protein sequence is MDRGNMTIQPATGVNSSQTPAAVSATHLTVATLLFTTFLVGVVGNGLYLWVLGLKMRRTVTTLVFLHLVSSYLLLTLLIPFFAVYLLLDFHWVFGTAMCKLLNACISVGMFTSVFLLTLISLDRYILTHCPIWCRHHRTVPQVRKRVVGVWLVSLALSTPYLAFRETRMVDGERIICINNYTLSRVWNGAETQDLGKRIHLAVLMVRFLLGFLLPFCTIAGCYGCVGLEMKEKGLARSRKPFKVMVAAVVSFFLSWLPYHLYHGLKFFKDGRELDIILVIYTVTSCFNACFTPILYLFVGRRFQQVLKMSLLAVLRETFAEDLSGNGAISHESSGVAAGKLELPDQVMGPLDSGSGSLEPRVLD, encoded by the coding sequence ATGGACCGAGGCAACATGACTATCCAACCAGCCACTGGGGTAAATTCCAGCCAGACCCCAGCTGCTGTGAGCGCCACTCACCTGACTGTGGCCACGTTGCTCTTCACCACCTTCCTGGTGGGTGTGGTGGGGAATGGGCTGTACCTGTGGGTGCTAGGGCTGAAGATGAGGAGGACGGTGACTACGCTCGTGTTCCTCCACCTGGTCTCCTCTtacctcctcctcaccctgctgatCCCCTTCTTTGCTGTCTACCTCCTCCTGGATTTCCACTGGGTCTTCGGCACGGCCATGTGCAAGCTCCTGAATGCCTGCATCTCTGTGGGCATGTTCACCTCCGTCTTCCTTCTCACCCTCATCAGTCTGGACCGCTACATCCTCACTCACTGTCCCATCTGGTGCCGGCATCACCGCACCGTGCCCCAGGTCAGGAAGCGGGTTGTGGGCGTGTGGCTGGTCTCCTTAGCTCTCAGCACTCCCTACCTGGCTTTCCGGGAGACCCGCATGGTGGATGGGGAAAGAATCATCTGCATCAACAATTACACCCTCTCCAGAGtctggaacggtgccgagacaCAGGACCTGGGGAAACGGATCCACCTAGCCGTCCTCATGGTCCGGTTCCTGCTGGGGTTCCTGCTGCCCTTCTGCACCATCGCAGGATGCTATGGCTGcgtggggctggagatgaaggAGAAGGGGCTGGCACGGAGCAGGAAGCCCTTCAAAGTCATGGTGGCTGCGGTGGTTTCCTTCTTCCTCAGCTGGCTGCCCTACCACCTCTACCATGGCTTGAAGTTCTTCAAAGACGGGCGGGAGTTGGACATCATCCTGGTCATTTACACTGTCACCTCCTGCTTCAACGCCTGCTTCACCCCCATCCTCTACCTCTTCGTGGGGCGACGGTTCCAGCAGGTGCTCAAGATGTCCCTGCTTGCTGTGCTTCGGGAGACTTTTGCTGAAGACCTCAGCGGCAATGGCGCTATCTCCCATGagagctccggggtggcagctgGCAAATTGGAGCTGCCTGACCAAGTTATGGGGCCTCTGGATTCAGGGTCAGGGAGCTTAGAACCCAGGGTTCTAGATTAA